ACGCGATTTTGAAACACCTGCATTCGCCATTGACATGAACCATACCGTCGAGCGCGACTACGCCTTCATTCTTCAGCAAGGCTTGGACATTCGAGTGAACGATAAGAAGGCAAAACCAATCATGCCTTCGTTTCGTGAGAGTGAACAGATCGCGCCAATGAAGATCACGAAGAAGATTGGTGATGTGAGCATAGAGATTAGTGCGGGGTTAGCGACGCCCCCGCCAGAGGATGATTCTTCCGACGCCACACTCACCGACATGGATGTCTACGGCTGGTACGTTGTCTGCAATGATCGCGTTGTTGTTACGGCTGACAAGACGGCCCTGTCCGGTTGGGGAACTCCCGGCGTCGGTATCTGGCATCCCCAATACTACGGTTTCTTAGGCGTCGCTAGATTCGACTCCCACAATCCCGACTTGCTTCCTTGGAAAACAACCAAGCGAGATGTTGACCCGAGCAGCACCGTTTATAAAGCTGCATTTCTCATGATGAAGGAAGCATCAGCCAAATTCATCGAATATACGAACAAGAGGAAAGTCGAACTTAAGAAAGCCCGCGAAATCGAGAGAGCAGCTCCCACAAAATCCGTCCTCCAGGTTGCGCGTCGAGAAACGATGAAACTTCCGACCATTGCAACAGGCGGAATGACTCGGATTTGCTATAACAAGCCGACCGCTGACGTTGAAGCAGTCGCGAGGGCACTGGGTATGCGCAGTGCGTCGCCCCGAGCAGTAGGCATCCGAACGTTCGACTACGTCAAAGAAAAAGAAGTTGAATAAGGAGTCTGGATGCGATCATTTGAAGCCATCAACTATTCTTTGCGTCCAAACAAGAATGTCGAGCGCAAACTGATCGCTCGAATTCTGAACACGATCGGGAAGAACGCTCGCTTCGATTGGCGCGACTATCGATATTTGGGACTTGGCTCGATGTGGTTTGTCGACTTCATAATGATGCACAAAAGCATCGGTATCAACGAACTCGTCACAATCGAGAAAGAGCACAGCAGAGCGAAACGAGTCTCGTTCAATGCGCCGTATTCGTGTGTTGAAGTCAAGATTGGGATGAGTACATCTGTGCTCAGGGAGTTGTCTTGGGATAACAGGACGATTGCATGGCTGGATTACGACGATGTGCTCAGGCCGTATATGTTCGATGACCTGAACGAGATCATCGTCAAAAGCACGACGGGCAACGTGGTGATGTTGTCCGTGAACGCGGAAGCAGCCCAACTAAGTATCACGGAAAACGATGAGATCGTTGACCCGATGACGGTTCTCAAAGGACTGGTTAACGCCACCTATATTCCTACGGATGCCGAGAAACGGTTAAGCAAGAACCAGTTTCCCGCATTGCTGGGCGAGATAATGTTTAATTTCATGAAAAGCAGCGTGTTGAACACCGCGACAGGCTTGGACTTCTTTCCCTTGTTCAACTTTGCCTATTCTGACGGGTCAAAAATGGTGACGTATGGGGGAATGATTGTCGATACTAACGACGAGAGAATAGTGAAGGGGCTTTCCCTTCAGTCTTCCTTTGAATTCTTCGCACATCACGAACAGTTTGAAATTCAGGTTCCGCAATTGACCTTCAAAGAGAAATTAGAACTGGACAAGCGAATGCCGTGCGCTGTCGCTCCCAAACCCGAAGACTTGCCTTTTGAACTCAAGCCTAGCGAGATCGAAGCTTACAGGATGTTTTACCAAGACTATCCCATGTACGGTGAGTTCCATCCGTAGAACCGCTTAGAGACGCATCCGAATGGCGCTAAGGACTTCATTCGCCATTTGAGGATTTACACTGTTGCCGATCATGCGGAAGCTATGCCATTTCGTCGGATGAAATTGGAACCAATCGGGGAAGCCTTGTAATCGGGCCGCTTCACGAACCGTGATAACTCGATTGCACGTCGGATGAATCGGTCGAACGGACTGAAACGATCCATTTTCAGGACCCGTTCCTGCACGCAGCGTTGGACACTGTTCATCCCAATCAAGGCGAGGAAACCTACTGATCGAGTCTGTGCCTCCCGCTGGGACGGAGTCAAAGCGATTCACAACTTCCTGCGTGTGTTCCGTGTATTGAAAACCCGACACCAAACCTTTCGCCAAAAATTCACGCCCCAATGGTGATCCCAAATGCGCTGGCGGAGCGGCACGCGCTTTGCGTGCAAACAATCCCTTTTCATCGCAAAACGGATCACGACTGTATCCAGCCCATCCATCGCTGTTCTTTTCGCTCACTAACACAGGGTCCGGTAGATCGTGTATGGCGTCTCTAACGGTAGATTTTATTGGAACGAAACGCTGGACGAGGTCGTCCTTGGCAATCGGATCGACGTGTCGTGAATCAATCCCGACTATCAATATCCGCTGCCTACGAGTCGCTGCGCCAAAATCTGCCGAATCCAGCAACAATGGACCCAACATGGAATAGTGATCGGACAGCCGAGCAAGCTCACGTTTGAGGCGAACTGAAAAAGGTTCGTGTAGGAGACCCGGCACATTCTCCATTACGAAAAACCTTGGCTTTATGCCGTTAACGAGACGGAAAAAATGGTGTATTAGAGCGTTTCTGGGATCGTCGGATTTTCGTCTTCCGATCCAGCTAAAACCTTGACACGGCGGCCCGCCGACTATCCCGTCTATCTCGCGCGCCTTCAGTCCAGCGGCTCGTAAGACTTCGCTGACCTCTGCGGATCGCAGATCACACTTTATGAATGTTGATTTGGGGAAGTTTTCTGAAAATCGGCTCGACAGCACTTCGCTTGCATCAAAACCAGCAACGCACTCAAATCCAGCCTGCCAACTGGCTAACGTAAAGCCGCCGGCACCACAGAAAAGATCAATGATCTTGGGCTTGGGGCTCATTAGCGTATCGATCAGACTACCATCTTTTCCGCGTCAGTAATGTTGTTTTCTTGGCCAAAATATAGGGGCAGACGGGACCATTTCAGGCCGGGCGCGTCAACCCGACTGAGGCTCCGCAAAAGTCCGCGTTGCGTTTAACGCTAAACCTCTATACTTTATGGGTCAGCGCTGCATCGGTCGGCGCTGCGTCATGAATTCCCTGGGCTGCCCCAGCGAAGAAGTCCATTCCTGCAGCTGCCAAGTGAGCGGCGCAAAAACGATTGATAAGAGCGCGTGACGCGAATGCGAACAAGCTCGCTACAACCAAGCCTGCTACGAAGGATGAGCCAATGAAACGAATCGTAATTGCAGCGGCGTGTGCATTACTCGCCTCCAGCCATGTGCACGGGCCGAACGTTCAGGCCCATTCCTCCGCCACAGGCGCCGAGGCTTCCTCGCAGACCTCGTCTCAGGTTTCCCTGCAGGCATCTTCTCAGGTTTCCCCGCAGGCATCTTCTCAGGTTTCCCCGCAGGCGTCTTCCCAGGCTTCCTCGCAGGCTTCTTCCCAGGCTTCCTCGCAGGCTTCTTCTCAGGCTGCCAACGCGGACTGGGCCGTTTATCACGGCAATCCGCACGGAACACACTATTCGCTGCTCGATCAAATCAATACCAAGAACGTCCAACGCCTGAAAGTCGCGTGGACGTTTGACACCGGGGATGGCGCCCCGACCAACGACATGGAAGGGGACACCATCGTGGTCAAAGGACGCATGTATTTCGCCTCTCCGAAGGGGCGCATTTTCAGTCTCAATGCGGGCACTGGCGCGCAGAACTGGGTCTACGATCCCGCTGAGGGCGCACCGGTTACCGGCAATGGGCGATTGCGCGGCGTTTGCTATTGGACCGACGGAACTACTGGAGATGAGCGGATTTTGTTCACCTGGCGGAATCGACTGATGGCGGTAGATGCCAAAACCGGAAAACCGGTTGAAAGTTTCGGCGACGCCGGCAAGGTCGACCTGACTCAAGATCTTGGGCGAGATCCACACTCGGTATCGGTGAACGTCAATTCGCCCGGCGTGATCTATAAAGACCTCATTATCCTCGGTAGCACTGGCGCGACGCCCGGTCATATTCGCGCCTATGACGTGCGCACCGGAAAGCTGACGTGGATCTTCCACACGATCCCGCAGCCCGGCGAATTTGGTTACGACACGTGGCCCAAGGATGCATGGAAGACTGCGAATGGTGGCAACGCATGGTCCGGTCTGAGCCTCGATCCTGAGCGCGGCATTGTCTACCTTCCGCTGGCGTCGACGGGCATGGGATTTAAGGATTTCTACGGCGCCGATCGCGAAGGCGATACGCTCTTTGGCACCTCGGTGGTGGCGCTTGACGCCAATACCGGCAAGCGTCTGTGGCACCACCAACTCGTGAAACACGACTTGTGGGATCGTGATCCACCGACGCCACCGACGCTGGTCACCGTTCGCCGTGACGGCCGGGACATTCCTGCTGTAGCCCAGATTACGAAGTACGGTTTCGTCTGGGTGTTCGACAGGGTCACGGGCGAAAATCTGTTTCCGGTGCAGGAGGTGCCCGTCTTTCCTAGCACCATTCCGGGCGAAAAGCCCGCAACCAGCCAGACCTTGCCTGCGGCGCCTGAACCGTTCGCTCGTCAGCGACTCACGGAGGAGACCTTGACCCAGCGTACGCCCGCCGCCAACGCGGCAGTGCGGGCGCATCTGGCGACGATGAGCAACCGTGGCCGCTTTGATCCACCCTCGCTCGAGGGCACAGTCATCTTCCCGGGACTGGATGGTGGGGGCGAATATGGCGGCGCTGCCTGGGACCCCGAAACCGGCATTCTCTATATCAACTCCAACGAACAAGCCTACATCCTGAAGTTGCGGGCGCAGGTTAAGAAGACCGGCGGCGAGGCCTCTGCTGCCGAGATCTACAGCGCCTCCTGCGCCGGTTGCCACGGCGTCGACCGCAAGGGCAACCCGCCGTCGTTCCCCGCATTGCTTGGACTGACCAAGCGGATGGCGAGCCCGCAGATCGCACAAATGATCGCCCATGGATCTGGGAGGATGCCCGGATTTGAAGGCAGCCTGAGCAAAACTCAGATTGACGGCCTGGTGGCTTACATCAGTGATGACAACTCGAAGCCGGCGCCTACACCTAACAACGCTACACCGGACAACGCGAGCGCGAACGTCGCCAACGCGAACGTCGACTATGTGTTCCAGGGCTATACAAAGTTCCTGGACCCGGATGGCTACCCTGCGGTCAGCACGCCGTGGGGCACGCTGAATGCGTTGAATCTCAACACGGGTCGATATATCTGGCAGATCCCGTTCGGTGAGTATCCCGAGTTGAACGACCCCACCACCGGCAGTGAGAACTATGGCGGGGGAATCGTCACCAAAGGCGGCATCTTTTTCATCGCCGCAACGGTCTACGACAACAAGGTCCGCGCCTTCGACAAGCTGACGGGCAAGCTCCTGTGGGAAGACACGATGCCAACCTCGAGCGTTGCCACGCCCTCGACGTATGCCGTGAACGGCAAGCAGTATTTTGCGGTGTCATCCGGCGGCGGTAAGAATCCCAAGGTAAAGAACGGCGGCGGCATCATTGCCTATGCTCTGCCTTAGGGCCGGATATCGTTACTCCATCCCCCGGAAGTGTGTGACGAGCGCATCTCTGTGGAACCGTTCCGGGAACCAGCTGGATGAGAGGCCTCGGCAAAGGGACTTCCTCGCCGACGCTAATCCACCTGACAAAGGTTAGCGAGGCACACGGGGAAGGTTCCGTTCTGTTTCCCAGTTTTCCCAGCCTTAGATTGCCTGTGATTAGCCCTTTGCCGGGGCGTGTCTCACTACAATTACATCGGCGGTCGTACTGTAC
Above is a window of Candidatus Sulfotelmatobacter sp. DNA encoding:
- a CDS encoding PQQ-binding-like beta-propeller repeat protein, whose protein sequence is MKRIVIAAACALLASSHVHGPNVQAHSSATGAEASSQTSSQVSLQASSQVSPQASSQVSPQASSQASSQASSQASSQASSQAANADWAVYHGNPHGTHYSLLDQINTKNVQRLKVAWTFDTGDGAPTNDMEGDTIVVKGRMYFASPKGRIFSLNAGTGAQNWVYDPAEGAPVTGNGRLRGVCYWTDGTTGDERILFTWRNRLMAVDAKTGKPVESFGDAGKVDLTQDLGRDPHSVSVNVNSPGVIYKDLIILGSTGATPGHIRAYDVRTGKLTWIFHTIPQPGEFGYDTWPKDAWKTANGGNAWSGLSLDPERGIVYLPLASTGMGFKDFYGADREGDTLFGTSVVALDANTGKRLWHHQLVKHDLWDRDPPTPPTLVTVRRDGRDIPAVAQITKYGFVWVFDRVTGENLFPVQEVPVFPSTIPGEKPATSQTLPAAPEPFARQRLTEETLTQRTPAANAAVRAHLATMSNRGRFDPPSLEGTVIFPGLDGGGEYGGAAWDPETGILYINSNEQAYILKLRAQVKKTGGEASAAEIYSASCAGCHGVDRKGNPPSFPALLGLTKRMASPQIAQMIAHGSGRMPGFEGSLSKTQIDGLVAYISDDNSKPAPTPNNATPDNASANVANANVDYVFQGYTKFLDPDGYPAVSTPWGTLNALNLNTGRYIWQIPFGEYPELNDPTTGSENYGGGIVTKGGIFFIAATVYDNKVRAFDKLTGKLLWEDTMPTSSVATPSTYAVNGKQYFAVSSGGGKNPKVKNGGGIIAYALP
- a CDS encoding ATP-binding protein, which gives rise to MPAKLKAAGNPSKGFFIRMITRDISLTDCMLDLLDNSVDGINRLKHGASDGNAPRYSGFDVKIQFGERSFSISDNCGGIPIKIAQEYAFRFGRPDDVIEDSGQSIGLYGIGMKRAMFKMGKDINLVTSTGQESFSLDIDVDKWRDREPETDWDFDLTDVKRSGTEVPAGTTIKIHRLYPGIKRDFETPAFAIDMNHTVERDYAFILQQGLDIRVNDKKAKPIMPSFRESEQIAPMKITKKIGDVSIEISAGLATPPPEDDSSDATLTDMDVYGWYVVCNDRVVVTADKTALSGWGTPGVGIWHPQYYGFLGVARFDSHNPDLLPWKTTKRDVDPSSTVYKAAFLMMKEASAKFIEYTNKRKVELKKAREIERAAPTKSVLQVARRETMKLPTIATGGMTRICYNKPTADVEAVARALGMRSASPRAVGIRTFDYVKEKEVE
- a CDS encoding DNA cytosine methyltransferase, translating into MSPKPKIIDLFCGAGGFTLASWQAGFECVAGFDASEVLSSRFSENFPKSTFIKCDLRSAEVSEVLRAAGLKAREIDGIVGGPPCQGFSWIGRRKSDDPRNALIHHFFRLVNGIKPRFFVMENVPGLLHEPFSVRLKRELARLSDHYSMLGPLLLDSADFGAATRRQRILIVGIDSRHVDPIAKDDLVQRFVPIKSTVRDAIHDLPDPVLVSEKNSDGWAGYSRDPFCDEKGLFARKARAAPPAHLGSPLGREFLAKGLVSGFQYTEHTQEVVNRFDSVPAGGTDSISRFPRLDWDEQCPTLRAGTGPENGSFQSVRPIHPTCNRVITVREAARLQGFPDWFQFHPTKWHSFRMIGNSVNPQMANEVLSAIRMRL
- a CDS encoding O-methyltransferase; the encoded protein is MRSFEAINYSLRPNKNVERKLIARILNTIGKNARFDWRDYRYLGLGSMWFVDFIMMHKSIGINELVTIEKEHSRAKRVSFNAPYSCVEVKIGMSTSVLRELSWDNRTIAWLDYDDVLRPYMFDDLNEIIVKSTTGNVVMLSVNAEAAQLSITENDEIVDPMTVLKGLVNATYIPTDAEKRLSKNQFPALLGEIMFNFMKSSVLNTATGLDFFPLFNFAYSDGSKMVTYGGMIVDTNDERIVKGLSLQSSFEFFAHHEQFEIQVPQLTFKEKLELDKRMPCAVAPKPEDLPFELKPSEIEAYRMFYQDYPMYGEFHP